In Plantibacter sp. PA-3-X8, one DNA window encodes the following:
- a CDS encoding LysM peptidoglycan-binding domain-containing protein — MSAALIGSHRALPARTAQVPTSDAPSTRRLRLTKRGRVVFTTLAAIPLVIGVAVVGLSAGGAAANTAAAGATFTYITVDPGESLWQLAESIAPDADPRDVIAEIMNLNQLSTAGVEPGQRLAIPQRYAAE; from the coding sequence ATGAGCGCAGCACTGATCGGGTCCCACCGGGCGCTTCCCGCACGGACGGCGCAGGTACCGACGTCAGACGCACCGTCCACACGCCGACTCCGCCTGACGAAGCGAGGTCGCGTCGTCTTCACCACGCTCGCCGCCATCCCGCTGGTCATCGGTGTCGCGGTCGTCGGACTCTCCGCAGGCGGTGCCGCGGCCAACACGGCGGCGGCGGGAGCCACGTTCACGTACATCACGGTCGACCCGGGCGAGTCGCTCTGGCAGCTGGCCGAGTCCATCGCACCCGACGCCGACCCGCGCGACGTCATCGCCGAGATCATGAACCTCAACCAGCTCAGCACCGCCGGTGTCGAGCCCGGGCAGCGCCTGGCGATCCCGCAGCGGTACGCGGCCGAGTAG
- a CDS encoding amino acid permease — MSTDDRSRSLLRKKPIAEIEDETSGSKLFKSLGLWQLTAIGVGGIIGVGIFSLAGLVAHGSETSPAVGPAVLFSFLIAGLASAAAALSYAEFAGMIPRAGSAYTYGYVALGEIIGWFIGWDLLLEYIAIVAVVAIGISGYFDAFLSGIGIHMPAWMTSTADEGKGGLVNLPAIFVCLLVTFILSRGTKAFGRFELVAVGIKVLLILFIIGLGVFYIDGENYDPFLPSGFGPVFAGAATVFFAVFGYDAMSTAAEEAKDGKKHMPKAIILSLIIAMLLYVAATLVLTGMQNYTDIDPTAGFASAFQSVGLPVVATIISVFAVLSILTVMLTFLLGVTRVWFSMSRDGLLPRWFSRTDRRGVPQRVTWIAGGAAAVFAGVFPIKQVADLTNIGILAAFIVVCVSVIVFRYTKPDEPRSFRLPLMPFVPAFGVLASGFLILQLHWETWLRFGVWLVVGLIVYFAYGRRHSLLNPASPRHEVLRREHQAE, encoded by the coding sequence ATGAGTACAGACGATCGGAGCCGCTCGCTGCTCCGGAAGAAGCCGATCGCGGAGATCGAGGATGAGACCTCCGGTTCGAAGCTGTTCAAGAGCCTCGGGCTCTGGCAACTCACGGCCATCGGGGTCGGCGGCATCATCGGGGTGGGGATCTTCTCACTTGCCGGACTCGTCGCTCATGGGAGCGAGACCTCGCCCGCTGTGGGGCCGGCCGTCCTCTTCTCGTTCCTGATCGCGGGTCTCGCCTCCGCGGCCGCAGCCTTGTCGTACGCGGAGTTCGCCGGCATGATCCCGAGAGCCGGGTCCGCCTACACCTACGGGTATGTGGCGCTCGGCGAGATCATCGGCTGGTTCATCGGCTGGGACCTGTTGCTCGAGTACATCGCGATCGTCGCGGTGGTCGCGATCGGGATCTCCGGCTACTTCGACGCCTTCCTGTCCGGCATCGGGATCCACATGCCGGCCTGGATGACCTCGACCGCCGACGAGGGGAAGGGCGGCCTCGTCAATCTCCCCGCCATCTTCGTCTGTCTCCTCGTGACCTTCATCCTGAGCCGCGGGACGAAGGCCTTCGGTCGATTCGAGCTCGTCGCGGTCGGGATCAAGGTCCTGCTCATCCTGTTCATCATCGGCCTCGGTGTCTTCTATATCGACGGTGAGAACTACGACCCGTTCCTCCCCAGCGGGTTCGGGCCGGTGTTCGCCGGTGCCGCGACGGTCTTCTTCGCAGTCTTCGGATACGACGCGATGAGTACGGCGGCCGAGGAGGCGAAGGACGGCAAGAAGCACATGCCGAAGGCGATCATCCTCTCCCTCATCATCGCCATGCTCCTGTACGTCGCGGCCACCCTCGTGCTGACCGGCATGCAGAACTACACCGACATCGACCCCACTGCCGGGTTCGCATCGGCGTTCCAGAGCGTCGGCCTGCCCGTGGTGGCGACGATCATCTCCGTGTTCGCCGTCCTGTCGATCCTCACCGTGATGCTGACGTTCCTGTTGGGCGTCACCCGCGTCTGGTTCTCGATGAGTCGCGACGGTCTCCTTCCGCGGTGGTTCTCGCGCACGGATCGGCGAGGTGTGCCGCAGCGGGTGACCTGGATCGCCGGCGGCGCGGCAGCCGTCTTCGCCGGGGTGTTCCCGATCAAGCAGGTCGCCGACCTCACGAACATCGGCATCCTGGCCGCCTTCATCGTGGTCTGCGTGTCGGTGATCGTGTTCCGGTACACGAAGCCGGACGAGCCCCGCTCCTTCCGGTTGCCGTTGATGCCGTTCGTCCCGGCGTTCGGCGTCCTGGCGTCCGGCTTCCTGATCCTGCAGTTGCACTGGGAGACCTGGCTGCGGTTCGGGGTCTGGCTCGTGGTCGGTCTCATCGTGTACTTCGCCTACGGGCGACGCCACTCGCTGTTGAACCCGGCGAGCCCCCGGCACGAGGTCCTTCGTCGGGAGCATCAGGCGGAGTGA
- the lexA gene encoding transcriptional repressor LexA, producing the protein MAANTAGDGARERQIGGTRRRKSLSDKQLAILDVIQRSVSQRGYPPSMREIGDAVGLASLSSVTHQLGQLELSGYLRRDPNRPRAIEVLIDLPSAVEGSDPDSAPPVGDAAMVPLVGRIAAGIPITAEQQVEEIFPLPRQLVGKGSLFMLKVVGDSMVDAAICDGDWVVIREQKTAENGEIVAAMLDEEATVKVFRQRDGHTWLLPRNSAFEPILGDHAEVLGKVVAVLRTV; encoded by the coding sequence ATGGCAGCGAACACGGCGGGCGACGGAGCCCGGGAACGCCAGATCGGCGGCACCCGGCGACGGAAGAGCCTGAGCGACAAGCAGCTGGCGATCCTCGACGTCATCCAGCGTTCGGTCTCACAGCGCGGATATCCGCCGAGCATGCGCGAGATCGGCGACGCCGTCGGGCTCGCCTCCCTGTCGAGTGTCACGCACCAACTCGGACAGCTCGAACTCAGCGGATACCTCCGACGCGATCCCAACCGTCCCCGCGCCATCGAGGTGCTCATCGACCTGCCGAGCGCCGTCGAGGGCAGCGATCCCGACTCCGCTCCCCCGGTCGGCGACGCCGCCATGGTCCCGCTCGTCGGTCGCATCGCCGCCGGCATCCCGATCACGGCCGAGCAGCAGGTCGAGGAGATCTTCCCCCTGCCCCGCCAGCTGGTCGGCAAGGGCAGTCTGTTCATGCTGAAGGTCGTCGGCGACTCGATGGTCGACGCCGCGATCTGCGACGGCGACTGGGTCGTCATCCGCGAGCAGAAGACCGCTGAGAACGGCGAGATCGTCGCGGCGATGCTCGACGAGGAGGCGACCGTGAAGGTGTTCCGCCAGCGCGACGGTCACACCTGGCTGCTCCCCCGGAACTCGGCCTTCGAACCGATCCTCGGCGACCACGCCGAAGTCCTCGGCAAGGTCGTCGCCGTGCTCCGGACGGTCTGA